A single region of the Gaiellales bacterium genome encodes:
- a CDS encoding PQQ-binding-like beta-propeller repeat protein — translation MGNWGGWTRRVAAVAGAAVALVAASATQSGAVGDSDTQSQYLHDPAHSSFSTATAITPANAGTLALAWHWHPDAPAPNHPRNDLYSSPAVVNGVIYIGSNSGDFYAIDLATGHVIWKKDLGYVPQLTCQSRGTSASPAVLPDPNTGVLTVYEAGGDGYLYALDAATGATTWKSAIHVHSPGVNDWFDWSSPTVYRGRIFVGLTSQCDKPLTRGGVKKFDQATGKALGTYHATPRGVGGGGVWSSVAARRGSLWATTGTPPVHGKPPGTDAVSIVRIKARTMNRTSRWTVPLAHPGLDQDFGASPVLFPAKVNGRRVELVGAMNKNGIFYAWRAARLGKGPVWKRRIDNPVTPSIPAAVWNHGHRLWIAGNTTTIKHTTYKGSVRNYTVKGKLLWARGLPAAVMMTPALNSSKVLAVVTYDSIKGQSTGNPQDGCYLLNADTGKLLKKFLIGAEFAQPVFVGQYLILATRHFGMYVYHV, via the coding sequence ATGGGCAACTGGGGAGGATGGACGCGACGTGTCGCGGCGGTCGCCGGTGCGGCCGTGGCGTTGGTAGCGGCATCGGCGACACAGTCTGGCGCGGTGGGTGACTCAGACACGCAGTCGCAATACCTGCACGACCCGGCTCATTCGTCGTTTTCGACTGCAACGGCGATCACGCCGGCGAACGCGGGGACGCTCGCGCTTGCATGGCATTGGCACCCGGACGCGCCGGCGCCGAACCACCCGCGAAATGACCTGTATAGCTCCCCGGCAGTTGTGAACGGGGTCATCTATATCGGTTCAAACTCTGGCGACTTCTATGCGATCGACCTGGCCACGGGCCACGTGATCTGGAAGAAGGATCTCGGATACGTGCCACAGCTCACCTGTCAGAGTCGCGGCACGTCCGCGTCTCCCGCCGTGCTGCCCGACCCGAACACCGGCGTGCTGACAGTCTACGAGGCAGGTGGTGACGGTTATCTGTACGCGCTCGACGCCGCTACAGGGGCGACGACCTGGAAGTCAGCGATTCACGTCCACTCGCCTGGTGTCAACGATTGGTTTGACTGGTCATCTCCGACGGTGTACCGGGGACGGATCTTCGTGGGGTTGACGTCGCAGTGCGACAAGCCCCTGACGCGGGGAGGGGTGAAGAAGTTCGACCAAGCGACAGGTAAGGCGCTGGGTACGTATCACGCCACGCCGCGCGGAGTCGGCGGGGGCGGGGTGTGGTCGTCCGTCGCGGCCAGGCGCGGATCTTTGTGGGCCACGACCGGCACGCCTCCGGTACATGGCAAGCCACCCGGAACCGATGCCGTGTCGATCGTTCGCATCAAGGCGAGGACCATGAACCGCACGTCCCGCTGGACGGTGCCCCTTGCTCATCCCGGGCTTGACCAAGACTTCGGCGCCAGCCCTGTCCTGTTCCCTGCCAAGGTGAATGGTCGCAGGGTCGAGTTGGTCGGCGCGATGAACAAGAACGGGATCTTCTACGCGTGGCGGGCTGCCCGCCTTGGCAAGGGACCGGTGTGGAAGCGCCGCATCGACAACCCCGTAACGCCCTCCATCCCAGCCGCGGTCTGGAACCATGGACACCGGCTCTGGATAGCCGGCAACACGACGACCATCAAGCACACGACCTATAAGGGCTCGGTACGCAACTATACGGTCAAGGGGAAGCTACTTTGGGCCCGCGGCTTACCAGCCGCCGTCATGATGACCCCTGCGCTTAACTCGTCCAAGGTGCTCGCCGTTGTCACCTACGACAGTATCAAGGGACAGTCGACGGGAAATCCCCAAGACGGCTGCTATCTGCTGAACGCCGATACCGGCAAGCTCCTGAAGAAGTTCTTGATCGGCGCGGAGTTCGCGCAACCCGTCTTCGTCGGCCAATACCTGATCCTTGCGACGAGGCACTTCGGCATGTACGTCTACCACGTCTAA